In the genome of Candidatus Zixiibacteriota bacterium, one region contains:
- a CDS encoding PASTA domain-containing protein, protein MDLELSDKLQKLKPLWTIIKYGAVFLAFFMVMFLLFDHVFMPVYTRHGTEFPLPNLLNKSYDEALRLAEAYEFQVVIRGEQPSPNIPEGTVLSQVPKAGTMIKENREVKVIVSSGVSMSEVPDLSRFSIRQAELKLPENGLKVKNYYWTETDTLARDVISYTIPPAGALVPKGSGVDLYINRGTTEEEGYIPKLLGKPLAEAREMLDSLGFNEPRIEYVTNPLLLPKIVTYQNPPPGTRVRFDSAQILVVVPSGE, encoded by the coding sequence ATGGACTTAGAATTATCAGATAAGCTGCAGAAGCTCAAACCGCTCTGGACAATCATCAAGTATGGAGCGGTCTTTCTGGCTTTTTTCATGGTCATGTTCCTGCTTTTCGACCACGTGTTCATGCCGGTATATACCCGCCACGGCACCGAGTTTCCACTTCCCAACCTGCTGAACAAATCGTACGATGAAGCCCTGCGTCTGGCGGAAGCTTATGAATTCCAGGTGGTGATCCGGGGCGAACAACCCTCACCCAACATCCCGGAAGGAACGGTGCTTTCGCAGGTGCCCAAAGCCGGCACGATGATCAAGGAAAATCGTGAAGTCAAGGTGATAGTCTCCTCCGGGGTATCTATGAGTGAGGTCCCGGACCTGAGCCGTTTCTCGATTCGCCAGGCGGAACTGAAGTTGCCTGAAAACGGTCTCAAAGTTAAGAACTACTACTGGACTGAAACTGACACCCTGGCCCGGGATGTAATCTCTTACACTATACCCCCGGCCGGCGCACTGGTGCCAAAAGGCTCGGGAGTTGATCTGTATATAAATCGAGGAACGACTGAAGAAGAGGGTTATATACCCAAACTCCTGGGCAAACCCCTGGCGGAGGCGCGGGAGATGCTCGACAGCCTGGGTTTCAATGAACCGCGTATCGAATATGTCACCAACCCGCTTCTGTTACCCAAAATCGTAACTTATCAGAATCCTCCACC